Proteins encoded within one genomic window of Gallus gallus isolate bGalGal1 chromosome 1, bGalGal1.mat.broiler.GRCg7b, whole genome shotgun sequence:
- the ZBTB21 gene encoding zinc finger and BTB domain-containing protein 21 isoform X1 yields MESRRWQQRARANRERRRRGGPAGGGRGRRRSGNIRIMEGLLHYINPAHAISLLSALNEERLKGQLCDVVLIVGDQKFRAHKNVLAASSEYFQTLFTNKENESQSVFQLDFCEPDAFDNVLNYIYSSSLFIEKGSLAAVQELGYSLGISFLTNIISKSPQAPFPSCPIKKILYQDEDESSSQKRSVIVCQNRSEAQGKSVNQTQHDLSHTSKPLPSAAIKASIRPQVAKPIETLHNLSLTERRWLKENPVSYTKFHETSGTAEDQSRGGLVKRNTVLPQKPLGEKEIASDEPGSSGQLLRGKAAELSLKRPRPPVLSLRGSSESMFLLREAGKGNGQGEDRNLLYYSKLGLVIPSSGSGPENQSIDRSGPLVKSLLRRSLSMDSQVPIYSPSVDLKPSQVSSSSSSGTTDSQKIFNVASQKSCLKESSEKLVLDEKPQVMHPHRLRSFSASQTTDREVSSPLTEVRIKTEPSSPLSDPSEIIRVTVGDASVSTNKDFPFKTEDDHKESSRLPAKRRFQADRRLPFKKLKVNEEGSPESEENFEEGSSPTHLDADFADSDVSKDEYSEMEEARPNKKFKCKHCLKIFRSTAGLHRHVNMYHNPEKPYACDICHKRFHTNFKVWTHCQTQHGIVKNPSPASSSHAVLDEKFQRKLIDIVREREIKKALIVKLRRGKQGFQGQSTSQAQQVIKRNLRSRTKGAYICVYCGKAYRFLSQFKQHIKMHPGEKPIGGNKVPKQKDHIHIESPVENKEVYQCRLCNAKLSSLIEQGNHERLCRNATVCPYCSLRFSSPELKHEHESKCEYKKLTCLECMRTFKSSFSIWRHQVEVHNQNTMAPSENFSLPILDHNGDITSSSRLPPQSESNKINNFAVKEDGVFSDSSEQINFDSEDSSCLPEDLSVSKQFKIQIKEEPADDVEDEVTEASREPKEVVSNKDAGLWPCEKCGKIFTVRKQLERHQELLCSVKPFICHVCNKAFRTNFRLWSHFQSHMSQAAEESANKEPEVCPPANSPSPPPLPPPPPLPKIQPLEPDSPTGLSESSTTTEKLFVPQESDTLFYHAPPLSAITFKRQYMCKLCHRTFKTAFSLWSHEQTHN; encoded by the coding sequence GAACATCAGAATCATGGAGGGGCTCTTGCATTACATAAATCCAGCACATGCCATTTCACTTCTAAGCGCACTGAATGAGGAGCGTCTAAAGGGACAGCTATGTGATGTTGTTCTTATAGTAGGAGATCAGAAATTTCGAGCTCATAAAAACGTTCTAGCTGCCAGCAGCGAATACTTCCAGACTCTGTTCACAAATAAGGAGAATGAGTCTCAGTCAGTATTTCAACTCGACTTTTGTGAACCAGATGCTTTTGATAATGTGTTAAACTACATTTATTCTTCATCCTTGTTTATTGAGAAAGGCAGTCTTGCAGCTGTGCAAGAACTGGGCTACAGCCTTGGAATATCCTTTCTTACAAACATTATTTCTAAGAGCCCTCAAGCTCCTTTTCCATCTTGCCCCATTAAGAAGATACTGTATCAAGATGAAGATGAAAGTAGTTCTCAGAAGAGGAGTGTCATTGTCTGTCAGAACAGAAGCGAAGCACAAGGAAAGAGTGTAAATCAAACACAGCATGATTTAAGCCATACTTCTAAGCCTTTACCCTCTGCAGCTATCAAAGCTAGCATTAGACCACAAGTAGCAAAGCCAATTGAGACCCTTCACAATTTATCACTGACTGAAAGGAGATGGCTGAAAGAAAACCCTGTGAGCTATACCAAGTTTCATGAAACTTCTGGAACTGCAGAGGATCAAAGCAGAGGTGGTTTAGTGAAAAGGAACACAGTGTTGCCTCAAAAACCTttaggagagaaagaaattgcAAGTGATGAACCAGGAAGCAGTGGTCAGCTTTTAAGAGGAAAGGCTGCAGAGTTATCATTAAAAAGACCACGTCCGCCAGTCTTATCTCTGCGTGGCTCATCAGAATCTATGTTTTTGTTGCGAGaggcaggaaaaggaaatggtCAAGGTGAAGATAGGAATTTGCTATACTACTCAAAGTTAGGACTAGTAATCCCATCTAGTGGATCTGGTCCTGAAAACCAAAGCATTGACAGAAGCGGTCCACTTGTAAAAAGTCTCCTTCGAAGGTCACTGTCTATGGACAGCCAGGTTCCTATTTATTCACCTTCTGTTGACCTGAAACCTTCACAGGTatcatcttcctcctcatcaGGAACTACTGATTCCCAGAAGATATTTAATGTTGCATCTCAAAAGTCATGCTTGAAAGAGTCATCGGAGAAGTTAGTCTTAGATGAAAAGCCACAGGTAATGCACCCACATCGCCTTAGGTCTTTCAGTGCCTCTCAGACAACTGATAGGGAAGTTTCTTCCCCTCTCACAGAGGTGCGAATAAAAACCGAACCTAGCAGTCCACTTTCAGATCCATCTGAAATAATAAGAGTTACAGTGGGCGACGCATCAGTATCTACAAATAAAgactttccttttaaaactgaGGATGATCATAAGGAATCAAGTAGACTTCCAGCAAAAAGGAGATTTCAAGCCGATAGAAGGCTACCATTCAAGAAACTTAAAGTGAATGAAGAGGGATCTCCTGAATCAGAAGAAAACTTTGAGGAAGGCTCAAGCCCTACACACCTTGATGCTGATTTTGCCGATTCTGATGTCAGTAAAGATGAATACAGTGAAATGGAAGAAGCAAGACCAAATAAgaaatttaaatgcaaacacTGCCTTAAAATTTTCAGGTCGACAGCAGGTCTTCATCGTCACGTTAACATGTATCATAATCCAGAAAAGCCCTACGCTTGTGACATATGCCACAAGAGATTTCACACAAATTTCAAAGTGTGGACACACTGCCAGACACAACATGGAATTGTGAAGaatccctcaccagcttccaGTTCACATGCTGTTTTGGATGAAAAATTCCAAAGAAAACTGATTGATatagtgagagagagagaaattaaaaaagctCTGATAGTTAAACTAAGACGTGGCAAGCAAGGTTTTCAAGGACAATCTACTTCACAAGCACAACAAGTCATCAAAAGGAATTTAAGATCAAGAACCAAAGGAGCCTATATTTGTGTCTACTGTGGAAAAGCTTATCGTTTCCTCTCACAGTTCAAGCAACATATAAAAATGCACCCAGGGGAAAAACCAATTGGAGGAAATAAGGTTCCTAAGCAGAAAGACCATATTCATATCGAAAGTCCTGTAGAAAACAAGGAAGTTTATCAGTGTCGTCTCTGCAATGCTAAGCTCTCTTCACTTATTGAACAGGGAAATCATGAGCGACTCTGTAGAAATGCTACTGTCTGTCCTTACTGCAGCCTTAGATTTTCATCCCCAGAGCTGAAGCATGAGCATGAAAGCAAGTGTGAATACAAGAAGCTTACTTGTCTTGAGTGTATGCGCACCTTCAAATCATCCTTTAGTATTTGGCGTCATCAAGTTGAAGTTCACAATCAGAACACGATGGCTCCATCAGAGAACTTTTCTTTACCTATCCTGGATCACAATGGAGACATAACTAGTTCGTCAAGATTGCCTCCTCAATCAGAATCcaacaaaataaacaattttgcTGTGAAGGAAGATGGAGTGTTCAGTGACTCGTCAGAACAGATTAATTTTGATTCCGAAGATTCCTCTTGCCTGCCTGAAGACTTAAGTGTTTCCAAGCAGTTTAAAATTCAAATCAAGGAAGAGCCTGCAGACGACGTAGAGGATGAGGTCACTGAGGCAAGCAGAGAACCAAAGGAAGTAGTTTCCAACAAAGATGCTGGTTTGTGGCCCTGTGAGAAGTGTGGGAAGATTTTCACTGTACGCAAACAACTGGAGCGTCACCAAGAGCTCTTATGCTCTGTGAAGCCGTTTATTTGTCATGTGTGCAACAAGGCCTTCCGAACCAATTTCCGGCTATGGAGTCACTTCCAGTCCCACATGTCGCAGGCTGCAGAGGAGTCCGCAAATAAGGAGCCTGAGGTATGTCCACCAGCTAAttccccatcaccaccaccttTACCTCCGCCCCCGCCACTACCCAAAATCCAGCCTTTGGAGCCTGATAGTCCAACGGGCTTGTCTGAAAGCTCCACTActactgaaaaattatttgtacCGCAGGAGTCAGATACGCTCTTCTATCATGCTCCACCACTCTCAGCAATCACGTTCAAAAGACAGTACATGTGCAAACTCTGTCACAGGACTTTCAAGACAGCTTTTAGTCTTTGGAGCCATGAGCAGACACACAATTAG
- the ZBTB21 gene encoding zinc finger and BTB domain-containing protein 21 isoform X3 gives MESRRWQQRARANRERRRRGGPAGGGRGRRRSGNIRIMEGLLHYINPAHAISLLSALNEERLKGQLCDVVLIVGDQKFRAHKNVLAASSEYFQTLFTNKENESQSVFQLDFCEPDAFDNVLNYIYSSSLFIEKGSLAAVQELGYSLGISFLTNIISKSPQAPFPSCPIKKILYQDEDESSSQKRSVIVCQNRSEAQGKSVNQTQHDLSHTSKPLPSAAIKASIRPQVAKPIETLHNLSLTERRWLKENPVSYTKFHETSGTAEDQSRGGLVKRNTVLPQKPLGEKEIASDEPGSSGQLLRGKAAELSLKRPRPPVLSLRGSSESMFLLREAGKGNGQGEDRNLLYYSKLGLVIPSSGSGPENQSIDRSGPLVKSLLRRSLSMDSQVPIYSPSVDLKPSQVSSSSSSGTTDSQKIFNVASQKSCLKESSEKLVLDEKPQVMHPHRLRSFSASQTTDREVSSPLTEVRIKTEPSSPLSDPSEIIRVTVGDASVSTNKDFPFKTEDDHKESSRLPAKRRFQADRRLPFKKLKVNEEGSPESEENFEEGSSPTHLDADFADSDVSKDEYSEMEEARPNKKFKCKHCLKIFRSTAGLHRHVNMYHNPEKPYACDICHKRFHTNFKVWTHCQTQHGIVKNPSPASSSHAVLDEKFQRKLIDIVREREIKKALIVKLRRGKQGFQGQSTSQAQQVIKRNLRSRTKGAYICVYCGKAYRFLSQFKQHIKMHPGEKPIGGNKVPKQKDHIHIESPVENKEVYQCRLCNAKLSSLIEQGNHERLCRNATVCPYCSLRFSSPELKHEHESKCEYKKLTCLECMRTFKSSFSIWRHQVEVHNQNTMAPSENFSLPILDHNGDITSSSRLPPQSESNKINNFAVKEDGVFSDSSEQINFDSEDSSCLPEDLSVSKQFKIQIKEEPADDVEDEVTEASREPKEVVSNKDAGLWPCEKCGKIFTVRKQLERHQELLCSVKPFICHVCNKAFRTNFRLWSHFQSHMSQAAEESANKEPEESDTLFYHAPPLSAITFKRQYMCKLCHRTFKTAFSLWSHEQTHN, from the exons GAACATCAGAATCATGGAGGGGCTCTTGCATTACATAAATCCAGCACATGCCATTTCACTTCTAAGCGCACTGAATGAGGAGCGTCTAAAGGGACAGCTATGTGATGTTGTTCTTATAGTAGGAGATCAGAAATTTCGAGCTCATAAAAACGTTCTAGCTGCCAGCAGCGAATACTTCCAGACTCTGTTCACAAATAAGGAGAATGAGTCTCAGTCAGTATTTCAACTCGACTTTTGTGAACCAGATGCTTTTGATAATGTGTTAAACTACATTTATTCTTCATCCTTGTTTATTGAGAAAGGCAGTCTTGCAGCTGTGCAAGAACTGGGCTACAGCCTTGGAATATCCTTTCTTACAAACATTATTTCTAAGAGCCCTCAAGCTCCTTTTCCATCTTGCCCCATTAAGAAGATACTGTATCAAGATGAAGATGAAAGTAGTTCTCAGAAGAGGAGTGTCATTGTCTGTCAGAACAGAAGCGAAGCACAAGGAAAGAGTGTAAATCAAACACAGCATGATTTAAGCCATACTTCTAAGCCTTTACCCTCTGCAGCTATCAAAGCTAGCATTAGACCACAAGTAGCAAAGCCAATTGAGACCCTTCACAATTTATCACTGACTGAAAGGAGATGGCTGAAAGAAAACCCTGTGAGCTATACCAAGTTTCATGAAACTTCTGGAACTGCAGAGGATCAAAGCAGAGGTGGTTTAGTGAAAAGGAACACAGTGTTGCCTCAAAAACCTttaggagagaaagaaattgcAAGTGATGAACCAGGAAGCAGTGGTCAGCTTTTAAGAGGAAAGGCTGCAGAGTTATCATTAAAAAGACCACGTCCGCCAGTCTTATCTCTGCGTGGCTCATCAGAATCTATGTTTTTGTTGCGAGaggcaggaaaaggaaatggtCAAGGTGAAGATAGGAATTTGCTATACTACTCAAAGTTAGGACTAGTAATCCCATCTAGTGGATCTGGTCCTGAAAACCAAAGCATTGACAGAAGCGGTCCACTTGTAAAAAGTCTCCTTCGAAGGTCACTGTCTATGGACAGCCAGGTTCCTATTTATTCACCTTCTGTTGACCTGAAACCTTCACAGGTatcatcttcctcctcatcaGGAACTACTGATTCCCAGAAGATATTTAATGTTGCATCTCAAAAGTCATGCTTGAAAGAGTCATCGGAGAAGTTAGTCTTAGATGAAAAGCCACAGGTAATGCACCCACATCGCCTTAGGTCTTTCAGTGCCTCTCAGACAACTGATAGGGAAGTTTCTTCCCCTCTCACAGAGGTGCGAATAAAAACCGAACCTAGCAGTCCACTTTCAGATCCATCTGAAATAATAAGAGTTACAGTGGGCGACGCATCAGTATCTACAAATAAAgactttccttttaaaactgaGGATGATCATAAGGAATCAAGTAGACTTCCAGCAAAAAGGAGATTTCAAGCCGATAGAAGGCTACCATTCAAGAAACTTAAAGTGAATGAAGAGGGATCTCCTGAATCAGAAGAAAACTTTGAGGAAGGCTCAAGCCCTACACACCTTGATGCTGATTTTGCCGATTCTGATGTCAGTAAAGATGAATACAGTGAAATGGAAGAAGCAAGACCAAATAAgaaatttaaatgcaaacacTGCCTTAAAATTTTCAGGTCGACAGCAGGTCTTCATCGTCACGTTAACATGTATCATAATCCAGAAAAGCCCTACGCTTGTGACATATGCCACAAGAGATTTCACACAAATTTCAAAGTGTGGACACACTGCCAGACACAACATGGAATTGTGAAGaatccctcaccagcttccaGTTCACATGCTGTTTTGGATGAAAAATTCCAAAGAAAACTGATTGATatagtgagagagagagaaattaaaaaagctCTGATAGTTAAACTAAGACGTGGCAAGCAAGGTTTTCAAGGACAATCTACTTCACAAGCACAACAAGTCATCAAAAGGAATTTAAGATCAAGAACCAAAGGAGCCTATATTTGTGTCTACTGTGGAAAAGCTTATCGTTTCCTCTCACAGTTCAAGCAACATATAAAAATGCACCCAGGGGAAAAACCAATTGGAGGAAATAAGGTTCCTAAGCAGAAAGACCATATTCATATCGAAAGTCCTGTAGAAAACAAGGAAGTTTATCAGTGTCGTCTCTGCAATGCTAAGCTCTCTTCACTTATTGAACAGGGAAATCATGAGCGACTCTGTAGAAATGCTACTGTCTGTCCTTACTGCAGCCTTAGATTTTCATCCCCAGAGCTGAAGCATGAGCATGAAAGCAAGTGTGAATACAAGAAGCTTACTTGTCTTGAGTGTATGCGCACCTTCAAATCATCCTTTAGTATTTGGCGTCATCAAGTTGAAGTTCACAATCAGAACACGATGGCTCCATCAGAGAACTTTTCTTTACCTATCCTGGATCACAATGGAGACATAACTAGTTCGTCAAGATTGCCTCCTCAATCAGAATCcaacaaaataaacaattttgcTGTGAAGGAAGATGGAGTGTTCAGTGACTCGTCAGAACAGATTAATTTTGATTCCGAAGATTCCTCTTGCCTGCCTGAAGACTTAAGTGTTTCCAAGCAGTTTAAAATTCAAATCAAGGAAGAGCCTGCAGACGACGTAGAGGATGAGGTCACTGAGGCAAGCAGAGAACCAAAGGAAGTAGTTTCCAACAAAGATGCTGGTTTGTGGCCCTGTGAGAAGTGTGGGAAGATTTTCACTGTACGCAAACAACTGGAGCGTCACCAAGAGCTCTTATGCTCTGTGAAGCCGTTTATTTGTCATGTGTGCAACAAGGCCTTCCGAACCAATTTCCGGCTATGGAGTCACTTCCAGTCCCACATGTCGCAGGCTGCAGAGGAGTCCGCAAATAAGGAGCCTGAG GAGTCAGATACGCTCTTCTATCATGCTCCACCACTCTCAGCAATCACGTTCAAAAGACAGTACATGTGCAAACTCTGTCACAGGACTTTCAAGACAGCTTTTAGTCTTTGGAGCCATGAGCAGACACACAATTAG
- the ZBTB21 gene encoding zinc finger and BTB domain-containing protein 21 isoform X2, protein MEGLLHYINPAHAISLLSALNEERLKGQLCDVVLIVGDQKFRAHKNVLAASSEYFQTLFTNKENESQSVFQLDFCEPDAFDNVLNYIYSSSLFIEKGSLAAVQELGYSLGISFLTNIISKSPQAPFPSCPIKKILYQDEDESSSQKRSVIVCQNRSEAQGKSVNQTQHDLSHTSKPLPSAAIKASIRPQVAKPIETLHNLSLTERRWLKENPVSYTKFHETSGTAEDQSRGGLVKRNTVLPQKPLGEKEIASDEPGSSGQLLRGKAAELSLKRPRPPVLSLRGSSESMFLLREAGKGNGQGEDRNLLYYSKLGLVIPSSGSGPENQSIDRSGPLVKSLLRRSLSMDSQVPIYSPSVDLKPSQVSSSSSSGTTDSQKIFNVASQKSCLKESSEKLVLDEKPQVMHPHRLRSFSASQTTDREVSSPLTEVRIKTEPSSPLSDPSEIIRVTVGDASVSTNKDFPFKTEDDHKESSRLPAKRRFQADRRLPFKKLKVNEEGSPESEENFEEGSSPTHLDADFADSDVSKDEYSEMEEARPNKKFKCKHCLKIFRSTAGLHRHVNMYHNPEKPYACDICHKRFHTNFKVWTHCQTQHGIVKNPSPASSSHAVLDEKFQRKLIDIVREREIKKALIVKLRRGKQGFQGQSTSQAQQVIKRNLRSRTKGAYICVYCGKAYRFLSQFKQHIKMHPGEKPIGGNKVPKQKDHIHIESPVENKEVYQCRLCNAKLSSLIEQGNHERLCRNATVCPYCSLRFSSPELKHEHESKCEYKKLTCLECMRTFKSSFSIWRHQVEVHNQNTMAPSENFSLPILDHNGDITSSSRLPPQSESNKINNFAVKEDGVFSDSSEQINFDSEDSSCLPEDLSVSKQFKIQIKEEPADDVEDEVTEASREPKEVVSNKDAGLWPCEKCGKIFTVRKQLERHQELLCSVKPFICHVCNKAFRTNFRLWSHFQSHMSQAAEESANKEPEVCPPANSPSPPPLPPPPPLPKIQPLEPDSPTGLSESSTTTEKLFVPQESDTLFYHAPPLSAITFKRQYMCKLCHRTFKTAFSLWSHEQTHN, encoded by the coding sequence ATGGAGGGGCTCTTGCATTACATAAATCCAGCACATGCCATTTCACTTCTAAGCGCACTGAATGAGGAGCGTCTAAAGGGACAGCTATGTGATGTTGTTCTTATAGTAGGAGATCAGAAATTTCGAGCTCATAAAAACGTTCTAGCTGCCAGCAGCGAATACTTCCAGACTCTGTTCACAAATAAGGAGAATGAGTCTCAGTCAGTATTTCAACTCGACTTTTGTGAACCAGATGCTTTTGATAATGTGTTAAACTACATTTATTCTTCATCCTTGTTTATTGAGAAAGGCAGTCTTGCAGCTGTGCAAGAACTGGGCTACAGCCTTGGAATATCCTTTCTTACAAACATTATTTCTAAGAGCCCTCAAGCTCCTTTTCCATCTTGCCCCATTAAGAAGATACTGTATCAAGATGAAGATGAAAGTAGTTCTCAGAAGAGGAGTGTCATTGTCTGTCAGAACAGAAGCGAAGCACAAGGAAAGAGTGTAAATCAAACACAGCATGATTTAAGCCATACTTCTAAGCCTTTACCCTCTGCAGCTATCAAAGCTAGCATTAGACCACAAGTAGCAAAGCCAATTGAGACCCTTCACAATTTATCACTGACTGAAAGGAGATGGCTGAAAGAAAACCCTGTGAGCTATACCAAGTTTCATGAAACTTCTGGAACTGCAGAGGATCAAAGCAGAGGTGGTTTAGTGAAAAGGAACACAGTGTTGCCTCAAAAACCTttaggagagaaagaaattgcAAGTGATGAACCAGGAAGCAGTGGTCAGCTTTTAAGAGGAAAGGCTGCAGAGTTATCATTAAAAAGACCACGTCCGCCAGTCTTATCTCTGCGTGGCTCATCAGAATCTATGTTTTTGTTGCGAGaggcaggaaaaggaaatggtCAAGGTGAAGATAGGAATTTGCTATACTACTCAAAGTTAGGACTAGTAATCCCATCTAGTGGATCTGGTCCTGAAAACCAAAGCATTGACAGAAGCGGTCCACTTGTAAAAAGTCTCCTTCGAAGGTCACTGTCTATGGACAGCCAGGTTCCTATTTATTCACCTTCTGTTGACCTGAAACCTTCACAGGTatcatcttcctcctcatcaGGAACTACTGATTCCCAGAAGATATTTAATGTTGCATCTCAAAAGTCATGCTTGAAAGAGTCATCGGAGAAGTTAGTCTTAGATGAAAAGCCACAGGTAATGCACCCACATCGCCTTAGGTCTTTCAGTGCCTCTCAGACAACTGATAGGGAAGTTTCTTCCCCTCTCACAGAGGTGCGAATAAAAACCGAACCTAGCAGTCCACTTTCAGATCCATCTGAAATAATAAGAGTTACAGTGGGCGACGCATCAGTATCTACAAATAAAgactttccttttaaaactgaGGATGATCATAAGGAATCAAGTAGACTTCCAGCAAAAAGGAGATTTCAAGCCGATAGAAGGCTACCATTCAAGAAACTTAAAGTGAATGAAGAGGGATCTCCTGAATCAGAAGAAAACTTTGAGGAAGGCTCAAGCCCTACACACCTTGATGCTGATTTTGCCGATTCTGATGTCAGTAAAGATGAATACAGTGAAATGGAAGAAGCAAGACCAAATAAgaaatttaaatgcaaacacTGCCTTAAAATTTTCAGGTCGACAGCAGGTCTTCATCGTCACGTTAACATGTATCATAATCCAGAAAAGCCCTACGCTTGTGACATATGCCACAAGAGATTTCACACAAATTTCAAAGTGTGGACACACTGCCAGACACAACATGGAATTGTGAAGaatccctcaccagcttccaGTTCACATGCTGTTTTGGATGAAAAATTCCAAAGAAAACTGATTGATatagtgagagagagagaaattaaaaaagctCTGATAGTTAAACTAAGACGTGGCAAGCAAGGTTTTCAAGGACAATCTACTTCACAAGCACAACAAGTCATCAAAAGGAATTTAAGATCAAGAACCAAAGGAGCCTATATTTGTGTCTACTGTGGAAAAGCTTATCGTTTCCTCTCACAGTTCAAGCAACATATAAAAATGCACCCAGGGGAAAAACCAATTGGAGGAAATAAGGTTCCTAAGCAGAAAGACCATATTCATATCGAAAGTCCTGTAGAAAACAAGGAAGTTTATCAGTGTCGTCTCTGCAATGCTAAGCTCTCTTCACTTATTGAACAGGGAAATCATGAGCGACTCTGTAGAAATGCTACTGTCTGTCCTTACTGCAGCCTTAGATTTTCATCCCCAGAGCTGAAGCATGAGCATGAAAGCAAGTGTGAATACAAGAAGCTTACTTGTCTTGAGTGTATGCGCACCTTCAAATCATCCTTTAGTATTTGGCGTCATCAAGTTGAAGTTCACAATCAGAACACGATGGCTCCATCAGAGAACTTTTCTTTACCTATCCTGGATCACAATGGAGACATAACTAGTTCGTCAAGATTGCCTCCTCAATCAGAATCcaacaaaataaacaattttgcTGTGAAGGAAGATGGAGTGTTCAGTGACTCGTCAGAACAGATTAATTTTGATTCCGAAGATTCCTCTTGCCTGCCTGAAGACTTAAGTGTTTCCAAGCAGTTTAAAATTCAAATCAAGGAAGAGCCTGCAGACGACGTAGAGGATGAGGTCACTGAGGCAAGCAGAGAACCAAAGGAAGTAGTTTCCAACAAAGATGCTGGTTTGTGGCCCTGTGAGAAGTGTGGGAAGATTTTCACTGTACGCAAACAACTGGAGCGTCACCAAGAGCTCTTATGCTCTGTGAAGCCGTTTATTTGTCATGTGTGCAACAAGGCCTTCCGAACCAATTTCCGGCTATGGAGTCACTTCCAGTCCCACATGTCGCAGGCTGCAGAGGAGTCCGCAAATAAGGAGCCTGAGGTATGTCCACCAGCTAAttccccatcaccaccaccttTACCTCCGCCCCCGCCACTACCCAAAATCCAGCCTTTGGAGCCTGATAGTCCAACGGGCTTGTCTGAAAGCTCCACTActactgaaaaattatttgtacCGCAGGAGTCAGATACGCTCTTCTATCATGCTCCACCACTCTCAGCAATCACGTTCAAAAGACAGTACATGTGCAAACTCTGTCACAGGACTTTCAAGACAGCTTTTAGTCTTTGGAGCCATGAGCAGACACACAATTAG